A DNA window from Theobroma cacao cultivar B97-61/B2 chromosome 5, Criollo_cocoa_genome_V2, whole genome shotgun sequence contains the following coding sequences:
- the LOC18599241 gene encoding uncharacterized protein LOC18599241, with protein sequence MSKVESASAMALHKSKRKSVSFIAAKRRSTISAHNTKQEKKKRGPMGRKTWCCTRSVGRSRKKSSLEAIVQKRERKKKMKAQVKEMEAFVSHMRTQMDCGSRLLLEGEATVEEFKALVAQMEEENKLHFMMILRGELLADHIQFTILP encoded by the exons ATGTCAAAAGTAGAGTCTGCCTCTGCTATGGCGCTACACAAGAGCAAGAGGAAGTCAGTATCATTTATAGCTGCAAAAAGGCGTTCAACAATATCAGCCCACAACACCAAACAAGAG aagaagaaaagaggtcCGATGGGAAGAAAAACCTGGTGCTGCACCAGGTCTGTTGGGAGAAGCCGTAAGAAGTCCTCCCTTGAGGCAATCGTTCAG aaaagagagaggaagaagaaaatgaaagctCAAGTGAAGGAGATGGAAGCGTTTGTGTCGCACATGAGAACCCAAATGGACTGCGGAAGTCGTTTGCTGCTGGAAGGAGAAGCAACAGTGGAAGAGTTTAAAGCACTAGTTGCCCAAATGGAGGAGGAAAATAAGCTGCACTTTATGATGATTCTACGGGGCGAGCTTCTTGCTGATCACATTCAGTTCACTATTCTCCCATAG